From one Erinaceus europaeus chromosome 4, mEriEur2.1, whole genome shotgun sequence genomic stretch:
- the TSPO gene encoding translocator protein isoform X2 has protein sequence MASTWVPAVGFTLLPNLGGFLGSHYVRGEGLRWYATLQKPSWHPPRWTLAPIWGTLYSAMGYGSYMIWKELGGFSEEAVVPLGLYSGQLALNWAWPPIFFGRRQMGWALVDLLLTSGLAVATTMSWHRVSPQAARLLYPYLAWLAFAATLNYCVWRDNGGRRGGLRLSE, from the exons ATGGCCTCCACCTGGGTGCCTGCCGTGGGCTTCACCCTGCTGCCCAACCTGGGAGGTTTCTTGGGCTCCCACTATGTCCGAGGGGAGGGTCTCCGCTGGTACGCCACCTTGCAGAAGCCCTCCTGGCATCCGCCCCGCTggaccctggcccccatctgggGCACGCTCTACTCGGCCATGGG GTATGGCTCTTACATGATCTGGAAGGAGCTAGGGGGCTTCTCAGAGGAGGCTGTGGTTCCCCTGGGCCTCTACTCAGGGCAGCTGGCCCTGAACTGGGCATGGCCTCCCATTTTCTTCGGCAGGCGTCAGATGGGCTGG GCCCTCGTGGACCTCCTGCTAACAAGTGGCCTGGCGGTGGCCACAACGATGTCCTGGCACCGGGTGAGCCCTCAGGCTGCCCGCCTGCTCTACCCATACCTGGCTTGGCTGGCTTTTGCGGCTACACTCAACTACTGTGTATGGCGGGACAATGGTGGCCGGCGTGGTGGCCTGCGGCTCTCTGAGTGA